The following coding sequences lie in one Arachis hypogaea cultivar Tifrunner chromosome 4, arahy.Tifrunner.gnm2.J5K5, whole genome shotgun sequence genomic window:
- the LOC112795660 gene encoding protein PUTATIVE RECOMBINATION INITIATION DEFECT 1 isoform X1: MYDSQQVDLDFEEEADISCSQGHRSSLNLPTQLGGSICLLCFSNLVSNPLSPTVHVSYALSQIERSLSHPPFLRSVLAFHPHFLLSPLVAALSSFDDEPIAAQIIRLIVDLCAFDDPSVRQDFVGRVSDKISSGTLAWSSRQLHMIHCLGVLLNCENDDLITHIRDVYSLITILVTGLQLPSDEIRGEILFVLYKLYALKNTSAEGDDTDILVPFCPKLLYLLGDVLMKTQNDDVRLNCIALLTMLAQGHLLREESAYDTYHLSYSDGADSEENIEGAKELSLVNLLAEAIKGPLLSSNSQVQISTLDLLFHYLSSIGTLDNQIHVMVEENIADYVFEVLRLSDCKDPVVRMCLQVLDFLSAAKEAFKLRLVIGFHTLIPVLHYVAEVPFHPAQYQTVKLIYECISECPGAVSSSQMEELVLVLIKMLKKNSNGEMGMTPDTFIMACSVFVALIRSPSCNGDLDLPKSVEDAVKHAALACICISERDINQILQCLYLLKEAYAYSHDGNTINSSKLTLRSCILDICRTHLLPWLISGIHEMEEEIVLAVLETFHLILLHSSIDAMEFAESLISSSWFSFSFGCLGLFTGDRMKYRVYLLLSSLIDSLLGNDSGQPIRDAALDLPSDPVDLLFLLGQRRSNNLNLPSCQTAILLIMYTSTLYDERIADEKLALASLEQYVLLNGSDFQDPTNDNLIVTQLINLFGLLRGLGKMNHEIHYSREAEEILFRLIKNDEWDLLSARIHTVSLRWLFQQENIVEFLGHQILAFCRSYNLEGGDIIIGNIYQTIDVQTLAELVSEKDNYGARLFVCLLAQLFEEEGQEHDVISVLNLMATLIHICPAASDQLSLHGIGSTIRTWCYSSNTFSETTFMSILLLVFNILSSVHPEALSADQSWIAVTMKMMEYSIPAENSDVLSNESLFVIGILSLILHLSTSKALEEASKTILFNTSIISVVNTAVCAAATKGPALVDHDEGTSTGETLIFVLLLHYFAIRSLHATVQGVVDWQNFFGSTNPAEPLPFIGIHCHDLCRILHFGSPVVKIIASYSLLELFNRVSNQINNTHEELKCSVGYLMSIKSILEGLVFYADARVATNCAVCLSMLLRWEKLENQTKLHGNGNWCRMIMEEMTVSLVSPPLALPSLAKSQRPAIHIATALLKQKEIPRWMRSVFNNSCISGILNSIDASSLSSETLVLLHELLKSDFLSTEQTATISQMLQECRKHIYTNSDCLPSEPIKKVLTTPHDLGDVYSYLIDLMSSETYIDMDSWGFHVGNKRLLEEIELFLRTLTVDNRCR; this comes from the exons ATGTACGATTCGCAGCAAGTGGATTTGGATTTCGAAGAAGAAGCTGACATCTCATGCTCCCAGGGCCACCGTTCCTCCTTAAATCTCCCCACTCAGCTCGGCGGCTCCATCTGCCTCCTCTGCTTCTCCAACCTAGTCTCAAACCCTCTCTCCCCAACCGTCCACGTGTCCTATGCTCTCTCCCAGATCGAACGGTCCCTCTCTCACCCTCCCTTCCTCCGATCGGTGCTCGCATTCCACCCTCACTTCCTCCTCTCTCCTCTCGTCGCTGCTCTCTCCTCCTTCGACGATGAGCCCATTGCTGCGCAGATTATCCGCCTCATTGTCGATCTCTGCGCCTTCGATGATCCCTCCGTTCGACAAGACTTCGTCGGTCGGGTTTCCGATAAGATTTCCTCCGGTACTCTGGCCTGGAGCTCCCGTCAATTGCACATG ATACACTGCCTTGGGGTTCTTCtgaattgtgaaaatgatgatctAATAACACATATCAGAGATGTATACAGCCTCATTACCATTCTTGTTACCGGGCTTCAATTGCCAAG TGACGAGATCCGTGGCGAGATCCTTTTTGTCCTTTACAAACTGTATGCTCTTAAGAATACATCTGCTGAGGGAGATGACACTGATATCTTAGTTCCCTTTTGTCCGAAGCTCCTGTACCTATTGGGAGATGTTCTCATGAAGACTCAAAATGATGATGTTCGCTTGAATTGTATTG CACTTTTGACTATGTTGGCTCAAGGACATCTGCTCAGGGAAGAAAGTGCATATGATACTTATCACCTTTCTTACTCTGATGGAGCTGACTCTGAAGAAAACATTGAGGGAGCCAAGGAGTTGTCTCTGGTTAATCTGCTTGCAGAAGCCATCAAAGGTCCACTGCTTTCATCGAACAGTCAAGTCCAAATCAGCACTCTGGATTTACTATTTCATTATCTGTCTTCAATCGGAACTTTAGACAATCAGATTCATGTCATGGTAGAAGAAAACATTGCAGATTATGTATTTGAAGTATTAAGGTTATCAG ATTGTAAGGATCCTGTAGTTAGGATGTGCCTTCAGGTACTTGATTTTTTATCAGCTGCTAAGGAAGCTTTCAAACTAAGGCTTGTTATTGGGTTTCACACTCTGATTCCAGTATTACATTATGTGGCTGAAGTTCCTTTTCACCCAGCTCAATACCAGACTGTGAAGCTCATTTATGAATGCATTTCTGAGTGCCCTGGAGCTGTATCATCTTCTCAAATGGAGGAGTTGGTTCTTGTTTTGATAAAAATGCTTAAGAAGAATTCTAATGGAGAGATGGGTATGACTCCTGATACTTTTATAATGGCTTGCTCAGTCTTTGTGGCCCTAATCAGATCTCCATCTTGTAATGGAGATTTAGATCTGCCAAAATCTGTTGAGGATGCAGTGAAACACGCCGCATTAGCTTGTATCTGCATCTCTGAAAGGGACATTAATCAAATCTTGCAATGTCTATACCTACTTAAAGAGGCATATGCATACAGTCATGATGGGAACACCATCAACTCTAGTAAGCTGACACTTAGAAGCTGCATTCTAGATATATGTAGAACACATTTGCTTCCTTGGCTCATATCTGGCATccatgaaatggaagaggaaatTGTCCTGGCTGTGCTTGAAACTTTTCATTTGATACTTTTGCATTCTAGTATTGATGCCATGGAATTTGCAGAGTCCCTGATTTCATCCAGTTGGTTCAGTTTTTCATTTGGATGTTTGGGTTTGTTTACTGGAGATAGGATGAAATATAGAGTATATTTGTTACTCAGCTCACTCATAGATTCCCTCCTGGGAAATGATTCTGGACAACCAATTAGAGATGCTGCACTGGACCTACCATCCGATCCTGTTGACTTACTCTTTCTACTTGGGCAGAGGAGAAGTAACAATTTAAACTTGCCCTCTTGCCAAACTGCTATTTTGCTGATTATGTATACTAGTACATTATATGATGAAAG AATTGCTGATGAGAAGTTGGCTTTAGCTTCCCTTGAACAATATGTTCTTCTTAATGGAAGTGATTTTCAAGATCCAACCAATGATAACTTGATAGTGACGCAACTGATAAATCTGTTCGGATTGTTAAGGGGTCTTGGCAAGATGAACCACGAAATTCATTACAGTCGAGAAGCTGAAGAGATTCTGTTTCGGCTCATAAAGAATGATGAATGGGATTTACTTTCTGCAAGGATTCACACAGTATCATTGAGGTGGTTGTTTCAACAAGAGAATATAGTCGAATTCTTGGGTCATCAGATTTTAGCATTCTGCAGAAGCTACAACTTAGAAGGAGGTGACATAATTATTGGGAACATTTATCAAACTATAGATGTACAGACGCTTGCAGAGTTAGTATCTGAAAAAGATAATTATGGAGCTAGACTTTTCGTATGCTTATTGGCACAGCTCTTTGAGGAAGAAGGTCAAGAACATGATGTGATTTCTGTTCTGAATCTTATGGCAACCTTAATTCACATCTGTCCAGCTGCTTCTGACCAGCTATCTTTGCATGGAATAGGGTCAACAATCAGGACTTGGTGCTATTCGAGCAATACCTTCTCAGAAACAACTTTCATGTCCATCTTGCTTTTAGTATTTAACATTTTGAGTTCAGTGCATCCTGAAGCACTTTCAGCTGATCAGAGTTGGATTGCAGTAACCATGAAG ATGATGGAGTATTCTATTCCAGCTGAAAATTCTGATGTTTTAAGTAATGAAAGTCTCTTTGTAATTGGTATTCTTTCCTTGATTTTGCATCTTTCCACCAGTAAAGCACTTGAAGAGGCATCAAAGACTATTCTTTTCAATACTAGCATAATATCTGTAGTCAATACTGCAGTCTGTGCTGCTGCAACAAAGGGACCCGCTTTGGTTGACCATGATGAGGGAACAAGCACTGGAGAAACATTAATATTTGTTCTTTTGCTTCATTACTTCGCTATTAGAAG TTTGCATGCCACTGTTCAAGGGGTTGTGGATTGGCAAAACTTCTTTGGTTCAACAAATCCAGCAGAACCGCTACCCTTCATTGGCATCCACTGTCATGATTTGTGCAGAATTCTGCATTTTGGTTCTCCTGTGGTCAAGATTATTGCCTCCTATAGCCTGTTAGAGTTGTTTAACAGAGtatcaaatcaaataaacaatacaCATGAAGAGTTGAAATGCTCCGTTGGGTACTTAATGTCCATAAAGAGTATATTGGAAGGCCTAGTTTTTTATGCTGACGCGAGAGTGGCTACAAATTGTGCCGTTTGCCTGTCAATGCTTCTGAGATGGGAAAAGCTGGAAAATCAAACAAAACTACATGGAAATGGCAACTGGTGCAGAATGATTATGGAAGAGATGACAGTGTCTTTGGTATCTCCTCCTTTAGCATTGCCGTCACTTGCTAAAAGTCAAAGACCTGCCATACATATAGCTACTGCTCTGCTGAAACAGAAAGAAATTCCTCGGTGGATGAGATCAGTGTTTAACAATTCATGCATATCTGGCATACTTAATAGCATTGATGCAAGTAGTTTGAGCTCGGAAACTCTGGTTTTACTTCACGAACTACTCAAATCAGACTTCTTAAGTACTGAGCAAACTGCAACTATAAGTCAAATGCTCCAG GAATGCAGAAAGCACATTTACACAAACTCCGATTGTCTCCCGTCCGAACCAATAAAGAAGGTCCTCACCACGCCTCATGATCTGGGAGACGTTTACAGCTATCTCATTGATTTAATGTCATCAGAGACATATATAGATATGGATTCATGGGGATTTCATGTGGGTAATAAGAGGCTCTTAGAAGAAATAGAGTTGTTTTTGAGGACCCTCACTGTAGATAATAGATGCAGATAG
- the LOC112795660 gene encoding protein PUTATIVE RECOMBINATION INITIATION DEFECT 1 isoform X2: MKTQNDDVRLNCIALLTMLAQGHLLREESAYDTYHLSYSDGADSEENIEGAKELSLVNLLAEAIKGPLLSSNSQVQISTLDLLFHYLSSIGTLDNQIHVMVEENIADYVFEVLRLSDCKDPVVRMCLQVLDFLSAAKEAFKLRLVIGFHTLIPVLHYVAEVPFHPAQYQTVKLIYECISECPGAVSSSQMEELVLVLIKMLKKNSNGEMGMTPDTFIMACSVFVALIRSPSCNGDLDLPKSVEDAVKHAALACICISERDINQILQCLYLLKEAYAYSHDGNTINSSKLTLRSCILDICRTHLLPWLISGIHEMEEEIVLAVLETFHLILLHSSIDAMEFAESLISSSWFSFSFGCLGLFTGDRMKYRVYLLLSSLIDSLLGNDSGQPIRDAALDLPSDPVDLLFLLGQRRSNNLNLPSCQTAILLIMYTSTLYDERIADEKLALASLEQYVLLNGSDFQDPTNDNLIVTQLINLFGLLRGLGKMNHEIHYSREAEEILFRLIKNDEWDLLSARIHTVSLRWLFQQENIVEFLGHQILAFCRSYNLEGGDIIIGNIYQTIDVQTLAELVSEKDNYGARLFVCLLAQLFEEEGQEHDVISVLNLMATLIHICPAASDQLSLHGIGSTIRTWCYSSNTFSETTFMSILLLVFNILSSVHPEALSADQSWIAVTMKMMEYSIPAENSDVLSNESLFVIGILSLILHLSTSKALEEASKTILFNTSIISVVNTAVCAAATKGPALVDHDEGTSTGETLIFVLLLHYFAIRSLHATVQGVVDWQNFFGSTNPAEPLPFIGIHCHDLCRILHFGSPVVKIIASYSLLELFNRVSNQINNTHEELKCSVGYLMSIKSILEGLVFYADARVATNCAVCLSMLLRWEKLENQTKLHGNGNWCRMIMEEMTVSLVSPPLALPSLAKSQRPAIHIATALLKQKEIPRWMRSVFNNSCISGILNSIDASSLSSETLVLLHELLKSDFLSTEQTATISQMLQECRKHIYTNSDCLPSEPIKKVLTTPHDLGDVYSYLIDLMSSETYIDMDSWGFHVGNKRLLEEIELFLRTLTVDNRCR, encoded by the exons ATGAAGACTCAAAATGATGATGTTCGCTTGAATTGTATTG CACTTTTGACTATGTTGGCTCAAGGACATCTGCTCAGGGAAGAAAGTGCATATGATACTTATCACCTTTCTTACTCTGATGGAGCTGACTCTGAAGAAAACATTGAGGGAGCCAAGGAGTTGTCTCTGGTTAATCTGCTTGCAGAAGCCATCAAAGGTCCACTGCTTTCATCGAACAGTCAAGTCCAAATCAGCACTCTGGATTTACTATTTCATTATCTGTCTTCAATCGGAACTTTAGACAATCAGATTCATGTCATGGTAGAAGAAAACATTGCAGATTATGTATTTGAAGTATTAAGGTTATCAG ATTGTAAGGATCCTGTAGTTAGGATGTGCCTTCAGGTACTTGATTTTTTATCAGCTGCTAAGGAAGCTTTCAAACTAAGGCTTGTTATTGGGTTTCACACTCTGATTCCAGTATTACATTATGTGGCTGAAGTTCCTTTTCACCCAGCTCAATACCAGACTGTGAAGCTCATTTATGAATGCATTTCTGAGTGCCCTGGAGCTGTATCATCTTCTCAAATGGAGGAGTTGGTTCTTGTTTTGATAAAAATGCTTAAGAAGAATTCTAATGGAGAGATGGGTATGACTCCTGATACTTTTATAATGGCTTGCTCAGTCTTTGTGGCCCTAATCAGATCTCCATCTTGTAATGGAGATTTAGATCTGCCAAAATCTGTTGAGGATGCAGTGAAACACGCCGCATTAGCTTGTATCTGCATCTCTGAAAGGGACATTAATCAAATCTTGCAATGTCTATACCTACTTAAAGAGGCATATGCATACAGTCATGATGGGAACACCATCAACTCTAGTAAGCTGACACTTAGAAGCTGCATTCTAGATATATGTAGAACACATTTGCTTCCTTGGCTCATATCTGGCATccatgaaatggaagaggaaatTGTCCTGGCTGTGCTTGAAACTTTTCATTTGATACTTTTGCATTCTAGTATTGATGCCATGGAATTTGCAGAGTCCCTGATTTCATCCAGTTGGTTCAGTTTTTCATTTGGATGTTTGGGTTTGTTTACTGGAGATAGGATGAAATATAGAGTATATTTGTTACTCAGCTCACTCATAGATTCCCTCCTGGGAAATGATTCTGGACAACCAATTAGAGATGCTGCACTGGACCTACCATCCGATCCTGTTGACTTACTCTTTCTACTTGGGCAGAGGAGAAGTAACAATTTAAACTTGCCCTCTTGCCAAACTGCTATTTTGCTGATTATGTATACTAGTACATTATATGATGAAAG AATTGCTGATGAGAAGTTGGCTTTAGCTTCCCTTGAACAATATGTTCTTCTTAATGGAAGTGATTTTCAAGATCCAACCAATGATAACTTGATAGTGACGCAACTGATAAATCTGTTCGGATTGTTAAGGGGTCTTGGCAAGATGAACCACGAAATTCATTACAGTCGAGAAGCTGAAGAGATTCTGTTTCGGCTCATAAAGAATGATGAATGGGATTTACTTTCTGCAAGGATTCACACAGTATCATTGAGGTGGTTGTTTCAACAAGAGAATATAGTCGAATTCTTGGGTCATCAGATTTTAGCATTCTGCAGAAGCTACAACTTAGAAGGAGGTGACATAATTATTGGGAACATTTATCAAACTATAGATGTACAGACGCTTGCAGAGTTAGTATCTGAAAAAGATAATTATGGAGCTAGACTTTTCGTATGCTTATTGGCACAGCTCTTTGAGGAAGAAGGTCAAGAACATGATGTGATTTCTGTTCTGAATCTTATGGCAACCTTAATTCACATCTGTCCAGCTGCTTCTGACCAGCTATCTTTGCATGGAATAGGGTCAACAATCAGGACTTGGTGCTATTCGAGCAATACCTTCTCAGAAACAACTTTCATGTCCATCTTGCTTTTAGTATTTAACATTTTGAGTTCAGTGCATCCTGAAGCACTTTCAGCTGATCAGAGTTGGATTGCAGTAACCATGAAG ATGATGGAGTATTCTATTCCAGCTGAAAATTCTGATGTTTTAAGTAATGAAAGTCTCTTTGTAATTGGTATTCTTTCCTTGATTTTGCATCTTTCCACCAGTAAAGCACTTGAAGAGGCATCAAAGACTATTCTTTTCAATACTAGCATAATATCTGTAGTCAATACTGCAGTCTGTGCTGCTGCAACAAAGGGACCCGCTTTGGTTGACCATGATGAGGGAACAAGCACTGGAGAAACATTAATATTTGTTCTTTTGCTTCATTACTTCGCTATTAGAAG TTTGCATGCCACTGTTCAAGGGGTTGTGGATTGGCAAAACTTCTTTGGTTCAACAAATCCAGCAGAACCGCTACCCTTCATTGGCATCCACTGTCATGATTTGTGCAGAATTCTGCATTTTGGTTCTCCTGTGGTCAAGATTATTGCCTCCTATAGCCTGTTAGAGTTGTTTAACAGAGtatcaaatcaaataaacaatacaCATGAAGAGTTGAAATGCTCCGTTGGGTACTTAATGTCCATAAAGAGTATATTGGAAGGCCTAGTTTTTTATGCTGACGCGAGAGTGGCTACAAATTGTGCCGTTTGCCTGTCAATGCTTCTGAGATGGGAAAAGCTGGAAAATCAAACAAAACTACATGGAAATGGCAACTGGTGCAGAATGATTATGGAAGAGATGACAGTGTCTTTGGTATCTCCTCCTTTAGCATTGCCGTCACTTGCTAAAAGTCAAAGACCTGCCATACATATAGCTACTGCTCTGCTGAAACAGAAAGAAATTCCTCGGTGGATGAGATCAGTGTTTAACAATTCATGCATATCTGGCATACTTAATAGCATTGATGCAAGTAGTTTGAGCTCGGAAACTCTGGTTTTACTTCACGAACTACTCAAATCAGACTTCTTAAGTACTGAGCAAACTGCAACTATAAGTCAAATGCTCCAG GAATGCAGAAAGCACATTTACACAAACTCCGATTGTCTCCCGTCCGAACCAATAAAGAAGGTCCTCACCACGCCTCATGATCTGGGAGACGTTTACAGCTATCTCATTGATTTAATGTCATCAGAGACATATATAGATATGGATTCATGGGGATTTCATGTGGGTAATAAGAGGCTCTTAGAAGAAATAGAGTTGTTTTTGAGGACCCTCACTGTAGATAATAGATGCAGATAG
- the LOC112795660 gene encoding protein PUTATIVE RECOMBINATION INITIATION DEFECT 1 isoform X3: MLAQGHLLREESAYDTYHLSYSDGADSEENIEGAKELSLVNLLAEAIKGPLLSSNSQVQISTLDLLFHYLSSIGTLDNQIHVMVEENIADYVFEVLRLSDCKDPVVRMCLQVLDFLSAAKEAFKLRLVIGFHTLIPVLHYVAEVPFHPAQYQTVKLIYECISECPGAVSSSQMEELVLVLIKMLKKNSNGEMGMTPDTFIMACSVFVALIRSPSCNGDLDLPKSVEDAVKHAALACICISERDINQILQCLYLLKEAYAYSHDGNTINSSKLTLRSCILDICRTHLLPWLISGIHEMEEEIVLAVLETFHLILLHSSIDAMEFAESLISSSWFSFSFGCLGLFTGDRMKYRVYLLLSSLIDSLLGNDSGQPIRDAALDLPSDPVDLLFLLGQRRSNNLNLPSCQTAILLIMYTSTLYDERIADEKLALASLEQYVLLNGSDFQDPTNDNLIVTQLINLFGLLRGLGKMNHEIHYSREAEEILFRLIKNDEWDLLSARIHTVSLRWLFQQENIVEFLGHQILAFCRSYNLEGGDIIIGNIYQTIDVQTLAELVSEKDNYGARLFVCLLAQLFEEEGQEHDVISVLNLMATLIHICPAASDQLSLHGIGSTIRTWCYSSNTFSETTFMSILLLVFNILSSVHPEALSADQSWIAVTMKMMEYSIPAENSDVLSNESLFVIGILSLILHLSTSKALEEASKTILFNTSIISVVNTAVCAAATKGPALVDHDEGTSTGETLIFVLLLHYFAIRSLHATVQGVVDWQNFFGSTNPAEPLPFIGIHCHDLCRILHFGSPVVKIIASYSLLELFNRVSNQINNTHEELKCSVGYLMSIKSILEGLVFYADARVATNCAVCLSMLLRWEKLENQTKLHGNGNWCRMIMEEMTVSLVSPPLALPSLAKSQRPAIHIATALLKQKEIPRWMRSVFNNSCISGILNSIDASSLSSETLVLLHELLKSDFLSTEQTATISQMLQECRKHIYTNSDCLPSEPIKKVLTTPHDLGDVYSYLIDLMSSETYIDMDSWGFHVGNKRLLEEIELFLRTLTVDNRCR; the protein is encoded by the exons ATGTTGGCTCAAGGACATCTGCTCAGGGAAGAAAGTGCATATGATACTTATCACCTTTCTTACTCTGATGGAGCTGACTCTGAAGAAAACATTGAGGGAGCCAAGGAGTTGTCTCTGGTTAATCTGCTTGCAGAAGCCATCAAAGGTCCACTGCTTTCATCGAACAGTCAAGTCCAAATCAGCACTCTGGATTTACTATTTCATTATCTGTCTTCAATCGGAACTTTAGACAATCAGATTCATGTCATGGTAGAAGAAAACATTGCAGATTATGTATTTGAAGTATTAAGGTTATCAG ATTGTAAGGATCCTGTAGTTAGGATGTGCCTTCAGGTACTTGATTTTTTATCAGCTGCTAAGGAAGCTTTCAAACTAAGGCTTGTTATTGGGTTTCACACTCTGATTCCAGTATTACATTATGTGGCTGAAGTTCCTTTTCACCCAGCTCAATACCAGACTGTGAAGCTCATTTATGAATGCATTTCTGAGTGCCCTGGAGCTGTATCATCTTCTCAAATGGAGGAGTTGGTTCTTGTTTTGATAAAAATGCTTAAGAAGAATTCTAATGGAGAGATGGGTATGACTCCTGATACTTTTATAATGGCTTGCTCAGTCTTTGTGGCCCTAATCAGATCTCCATCTTGTAATGGAGATTTAGATCTGCCAAAATCTGTTGAGGATGCAGTGAAACACGCCGCATTAGCTTGTATCTGCATCTCTGAAAGGGACATTAATCAAATCTTGCAATGTCTATACCTACTTAAAGAGGCATATGCATACAGTCATGATGGGAACACCATCAACTCTAGTAAGCTGACACTTAGAAGCTGCATTCTAGATATATGTAGAACACATTTGCTTCCTTGGCTCATATCTGGCATccatgaaatggaagaggaaatTGTCCTGGCTGTGCTTGAAACTTTTCATTTGATACTTTTGCATTCTAGTATTGATGCCATGGAATTTGCAGAGTCCCTGATTTCATCCAGTTGGTTCAGTTTTTCATTTGGATGTTTGGGTTTGTTTACTGGAGATAGGATGAAATATAGAGTATATTTGTTACTCAGCTCACTCATAGATTCCCTCCTGGGAAATGATTCTGGACAACCAATTAGAGATGCTGCACTGGACCTACCATCCGATCCTGTTGACTTACTCTTTCTACTTGGGCAGAGGAGAAGTAACAATTTAAACTTGCCCTCTTGCCAAACTGCTATTTTGCTGATTATGTATACTAGTACATTATATGATGAAAG AATTGCTGATGAGAAGTTGGCTTTAGCTTCCCTTGAACAATATGTTCTTCTTAATGGAAGTGATTTTCAAGATCCAACCAATGATAACTTGATAGTGACGCAACTGATAAATCTGTTCGGATTGTTAAGGGGTCTTGGCAAGATGAACCACGAAATTCATTACAGTCGAGAAGCTGAAGAGATTCTGTTTCGGCTCATAAAGAATGATGAATGGGATTTACTTTCTGCAAGGATTCACACAGTATCATTGAGGTGGTTGTTTCAACAAGAGAATATAGTCGAATTCTTGGGTCATCAGATTTTAGCATTCTGCAGAAGCTACAACTTAGAAGGAGGTGACATAATTATTGGGAACATTTATCAAACTATAGATGTACAGACGCTTGCAGAGTTAGTATCTGAAAAAGATAATTATGGAGCTAGACTTTTCGTATGCTTATTGGCACAGCTCTTTGAGGAAGAAGGTCAAGAACATGATGTGATTTCTGTTCTGAATCTTATGGCAACCTTAATTCACATCTGTCCAGCTGCTTCTGACCAGCTATCTTTGCATGGAATAGGGTCAACAATCAGGACTTGGTGCTATTCGAGCAATACCTTCTCAGAAACAACTTTCATGTCCATCTTGCTTTTAGTATTTAACATTTTGAGTTCAGTGCATCCTGAAGCACTTTCAGCTGATCAGAGTTGGATTGCAGTAACCATGAAG ATGATGGAGTATTCTATTCCAGCTGAAAATTCTGATGTTTTAAGTAATGAAAGTCTCTTTGTAATTGGTATTCTTTCCTTGATTTTGCATCTTTCCACCAGTAAAGCACTTGAAGAGGCATCAAAGACTATTCTTTTCAATACTAGCATAATATCTGTAGTCAATACTGCAGTCTGTGCTGCTGCAACAAAGGGACCCGCTTTGGTTGACCATGATGAGGGAACAAGCACTGGAGAAACATTAATATTTGTTCTTTTGCTTCATTACTTCGCTATTAGAAG TTTGCATGCCACTGTTCAAGGGGTTGTGGATTGGCAAAACTTCTTTGGTTCAACAAATCCAGCAGAACCGCTACCCTTCATTGGCATCCACTGTCATGATTTGTGCAGAATTCTGCATTTTGGTTCTCCTGTGGTCAAGATTATTGCCTCCTATAGCCTGTTAGAGTTGTTTAACAGAGtatcaaatcaaataaacaatacaCATGAAGAGTTGAAATGCTCCGTTGGGTACTTAATGTCCATAAAGAGTATATTGGAAGGCCTAGTTTTTTATGCTGACGCGAGAGTGGCTACAAATTGTGCCGTTTGCCTGTCAATGCTTCTGAGATGGGAAAAGCTGGAAAATCAAACAAAACTACATGGAAATGGCAACTGGTGCAGAATGATTATGGAAGAGATGACAGTGTCTTTGGTATCTCCTCCTTTAGCATTGCCGTCACTTGCTAAAAGTCAAAGACCTGCCATACATATAGCTACTGCTCTGCTGAAACAGAAAGAAATTCCTCGGTGGATGAGATCAGTGTTTAACAATTCATGCATATCTGGCATACTTAATAGCATTGATGCAAGTAGTTTGAGCTCGGAAACTCTGGTTTTACTTCACGAACTACTCAAATCAGACTTCTTAAGTACTGAGCAAACTGCAACTATAAGTCAAATGCTCCAG GAATGCAGAAAGCACATTTACACAAACTCCGATTGTCTCCCGTCCGAACCAATAAAGAAGGTCCTCACCACGCCTCATGATCTGGGAGACGTTTACAGCTATCTCATTGATTTAATGTCATCAGAGACATATATAGATATGGATTCATGGGGATTTCATGTGGGTAATAAGAGGCTCTTAGAAGAAATAGAGTTGTTTTTGAGGACCCTCACTGTAGATAATAGATGCAGATAG